A genomic region of Prochlorococcus marinus XMU1405 contains the following coding sequences:
- the acpP gene encoding acyl carrier protein, whose protein sequence is MSQEILEKVCSIVSEQLSVEAGEVKSDSNFQNDLGADSLDTVELVMALEEAFDIEIPDEAAEGIATVGDAVKFIEEKKG, encoded by the coding sequence ATGTCACAAGAAATCCTAGAAAAAGTTTGTTCTATTGTTTCAGAACAATTAAGTGTTGAAGCAGGAGAAGTCAAATCAGATTCAAATTTCCAAAATGATTTGGGTGCTGATTCTCTTGATACCGTTGAATTAGTCATGGCTCTTGAAGAAGCATTTGATATTGAAATACCTGATGAAGCAGCTGAAGGAATCGCAACTGTTGGCGATGCAGTAAAATTCATCGAAGAAAAAAAAGGTTAG
- the rimM gene encoding ribosome maturation factor RimM (Essential for efficient processing of 16S rRNA): MENEWLIVGFITSCHGINGQVKVKSLSDFEERFSKPGIRWLQKENEPPVKIGLISGFKQPGKETFIVKLQGVNTRNHAEELKKFKILVKTNKLPRLKKEEFHLLELIDLEVKILENDELKIIGKVINLENEKNNLLVIELLKNQKQVLIPFVKEIVPLVDIKNNFLIINPPNGLLEL, translated from the coding sequence ATGGAAAATGAATGGTTGATTGTTGGATTTATAACATCATGTCATGGAATTAATGGACAGGTAAAGGTTAAATCCTTAAGCGATTTTGAAGAAAGATTTTCAAAACCAGGAATAAGATGGTTGCAAAAAGAAAATGAACCTCCTGTAAAAATAGGACTTATATCTGGTTTCAAACAGCCTGGTAAAGAAACTTTTATTGTTAAGCTCCAAGGAGTAAATACTAGAAATCATGCAGAGGAACTTAAGAAATTTAAAATTCTTGTAAAAACTAATAAACTACCTAGACTAAAAAAAGAAGAATTCCATTTATTGGAACTTATAGATCTGGAGGTCAAAATTTTAGAAAATGATGAATTAAAAATAATTGGGAAAGTTATTAATTTAGAAAATGAAAAAAATAATTTACTCGTTATTGAATTATTGAAAAATCAAAAACAAGTTCTAATACCATTCGTAAAGGAGATAGTACCTTTAGTTGATATAAAAAATAATTTTCTAATCATCAATCCTCCAAATGGACTTTTAGAGCTTTAA
- a CDS encoding NAD(P)H dehydrogenase subunit NdhS gives MELSTKPILPGSFVVVKDINSIYRGYKGFVQRVTKKKAAVLFEGGNWDKLITFQLTNLEIV, from the coding sequence ATGGAATTGTCTACTAAACCAATACTCCCCGGTTCTTTTGTTGTTGTGAAAGACATTAACTCTATATACAGAGGATATAAAGGGTTTGTGCAAAGAGTTACAAAAAAAAAAGCAGCTGTTCTCTTTGAAGGAGGTAACTGGGATAAACTCATAACTTTTCAGCTAACTAATTTAGAAATAGTATAA
- a CDS encoding glycogen/starch/alpha-glucan phosphorylase has translation MANPMNTNKPFDLRLPTPGCYLDPEKAGMDSDAVFQGMTAHLFYTLGKLATSASPHDLYMALSYAVKDRLMTRYLASQEVIRKKPQKTVAYLSAEFLIGPQLSNNLLNLGITHEAEDALKRFGIESLSTILEVEEEPGLGNGGLGRLAACYMESLASLQVPAVGYGIRYEFGIFNQLIRDGWQVEVTDKWLKGGWPWELPQPDESCFVGFGGRTESYRDDKGNYRSRWIPSEHAIGVPHDVPVLGYRVNTCDRLRLWRADATESFDFYAFNIGDYYGAVEEKVASETLSKVLYPNDGTDEGRRLRLKQQHFFVSCSLQDMLRSLEKRSIPITEFPKHWTVQLNDTHPAIAVAELMRLLIDQYQIGWDKAWNITTSSVAYTNHTLLPEALEKWDLGLFNDLLPRHLEIIYEINWRFLQQLRLRYPGDDKILQKLSIIDEEGSKSVRMAHLATIGAHHINGVAALHSDLIKRQLLPEFAALWPEKFTNVTNGVTPRRWVALSNPSLSNLLEEEVGPNWITNMELLKKLEEKKDDDNFLQKFEETKLNGKRKLSSFIHSKTGILVDPSSLFDVQVKRIHQYKRQHLNALQIIAQYLRIKNGTNKYEVPRTIIFGGKAAPGYFMAKLMIRFINGIADVVNSDPDMDGLLRVVFLPDYNVKLGEIVYPATDLSEQISTAGKEASGTGNMKFAMNGALTIGTLDGANVELRDLVKKENFFLFGKTESEIMDLKNNNYSPKTFIEQSPELKEVIRLIEIGHFSNGDKELFKPLLNSLTGHDPFFVMADFEDYLNKQDVVSKCWNNKKSWNKMALLNTARSGYFSSDRSIREYCKSIWKVSPMPVEITCDVEELTN, from the coding sequence ATGGCTAATCCAATGAACACCAACAAACCCTTCGATCTACGTTTGCCTACCCCAGGCTGTTACTTAGATCCTGAGAAAGCTGGAATGGATTCTGATGCTGTTTTCCAAGGAATGACAGCCCATCTTTTTTATACTCTAGGAAAGTTAGCTACTTCCGCAAGTCCGCACGACCTGTACATGGCTTTAAGTTATGCAGTAAAAGATAGGCTAATGACAAGATATTTAGCCAGCCAAGAAGTTATAAGAAAAAAGCCTCAAAAAACAGTCGCATACTTATCAGCAGAATTTTTAATAGGTCCTCAATTAAGTAACAATCTTCTCAATCTTGGAATAACTCATGAGGCAGAAGATGCTTTAAAAAGATTTGGGATTGAATCATTGTCAACAATTCTTGAAGTTGAAGAGGAGCCTGGATTAGGTAATGGTGGACTTGGCAGACTTGCAGCTTGTTATATGGAATCATTAGCATCTCTTCAAGTTCCAGCAGTTGGTTATGGTATTCGATATGAATTTGGTATATTTAATCAGTTAATTAGAGACGGCTGGCAAGTTGAAGTAACTGATAAATGGTTAAAAGGTGGATGGCCATGGGAACTTCCACAACCGGACGAATCATGTTTCGTTGGTTTTGGAGGTAGAACTGAGAGTTATAGGGATGATAAAGGAAATTACAGATCAAGATGGATCCCTTCAGAACATGCTATTGGAGTACCTCATGATGTTCCAGTTTTAGGATATAGAGTCAATACATGTGACAGATTGAGATTATGGAGAGCTGATGCAACAGAAAGTTTTGACTTTTATGCATTCAATATTGGTGATTATTATGGTGCAGTTGAAGAAAAAGTTGCATCTGAAACTCTCTCAAAAGTTCTATATCCAAATGATGGAACTGACGAAGGTAGAAGATTAAGACTTAAACAACAACACTTTTTTGTAAGTTGTTCTCTACAGGATATGTTGAGAAGCCTTGAAAAAAGATCAATACCAATAACAGAATTCCCCAAACACTGGACAGTTCAATTAAATGATACGCATCCTGCTATTGCAGTTGCGGAATTAATGAGACTTCTTATTGACCAATATCAAATAGGTTGGGATAAAGCTTGGAACATAACAACCTCTTCAGTTGCTTATACCAATCACACATTACTTCCAGAAGCTTTAGAGAAATGGGATTTAGGTTTATTTAATGATCTTCTTCCCCGCCATCTTGAAATTATTTATGAAATCAATTGGAGATTTCTTCAACAATTAAGGCTCCGTTATCCTGGAGATGACAAGATTCTTCAAAAATTATCAATAATTGATGAAGAAGGCTCGAAATCAGTTCGGATGGCTCATTTAGCTACAATTGGAGCCCATCATATTAATGGAGTTGCAGCTCTTCACTCGGATCTAATCAAAAGACAACTTCTTCCTGAATTCGCAGCTCTATGGCCTGAAAAATTTACAAATGTTACTAATGGAGTTACTCCAAGGAGATGGGTTGCCCTATCTAATCCATCATTATCTAATCTTCTAGAAGAAGAAGTTGGTCCAAATTGGATAACAAATATGGAACTTCTCAAGAAGTTAGAAGAAAAAAAAGACGACGACAATTTTTTACAAAAATTTGAGGAAACTAAACTAAATGGTAAAAGAAAATTATCTAGTTTTATCCATTCAAAAACTGGCATACTTGTAGATCCATCAAGTTTATTTGATGTTCAGGTAAAAAGAATTCATCAATATAAAAGACAACATTTAAATGCCTTACAAATTATTGCTCAATATTTAAGAATCAAAAATGGTACTAACAAGTACGAAGTTCCAAGAACAATAATATTCGGAGGTAAAGCTGCACCAGGTTACTTTATGGCAAAGCTCATGATTAGATTTATTAATGGTATTGCTGATGTAGTAAATTCTGATCCAGATATGGATGGTTTATTAAGAGTTGTTTTTCTACCAGACTATAACGTTAAACTTGGTGAAATAGTATATCCAGCAACGGATCTCTCAGAACAAATTTCAACTGCTGGGAAAGAAGCTTCTGGAACTGGAAATATGAAGTTTGCCATGAATGGAGCATTAACGATTGGAACCTTAGATGGGGCTAATGTGGAATTAAGAGATCTTGTGAAAAAAGAGAATTTCTTTCTTTTTGGTAAGACTGAAAGCGAAATTATGGATTTAAAAAATAATAATTACTCTCCCAAAACTTTTATTGAACAATCTCCTGAGCTTAAAGAGGTTATACGCCTAATTGAAATTGGGCACTTTAGCAATGGAGATAAAGAATTATTTAAACCTTTATTAAATAGTTTGACTGGACATGACCCATTTTTTGTTATGGCTGACTTTGAAGACTACTTAAATAAACAGGATGTGGTCAGTAAATGCTGGAATAATAAAAAATCCTGGAATAAAATGGCATTATTAAATACAGCCAGATCAGGTTATTTTTCCTCAGATAGATCTATCAGAGAGTATTGTAAATCTATTTGGAAAGTTTCTCCAATGCCAGTTGAAATTACTTGCGACGTCGAAGAATTAACTAATTAA
- the tkt gene encoding transketolase, with product MVAASVSLESLCVNSIRMLAVDAVNKSNSGHPGLPMGCAPMGYALWQNILNHNPNNPKWFNRDRFVLSAGHGCMLLYSLLHLTGYKSVSIEDIKEFRQWGSKTPGHPETFETEGVEVTAGPLGAGISNAVGLAIAETHLAAKFNKPDCNIVDHYTYVIMGDGCNQEGIASEACSLAGHLKLGKLIALYDDNQITIDGRTDVSFTEDVLKRYEAYGWHVQHVEDGNHDIKGITEAIEKAKLITDKPSIIKISTTIGYGSPNKSDTAGIHGAAVGEEEAILTREFLNWEYPPFEIPDEVYKHFRQSINKGENLERDWNSRFEEYQKKYPSEGSELSRMLKGQLPESWDSDLPSYTPDDKGLATRKHSQICLGALGPNLPELIGGSADLTHSNYTDIKGETGSFQSHSPEKRYLHFGVREHAMAAVLNGIAYHNSGLIPYGGTFLVFADYMRGSMRLSALSELGVIYVLTHDSIGVGEDGPTHQPIETIPSLRAMPNMLVFRPGDGNETSGAYKLAIENRKRPSALCLSRQGMPNQENTSIEKVALGGYIVSDCEGTPDLIFIGTGSELNLCIEASKEISNLGKKTRVVSMPCVELFEEQEESYKESVLPSNVTKRVVVEAAHSFGWHKYTGFEGICITMDRFGASAPGGECMKNFGFTVENVVNKTKEIL from the coding sequence ATGGTCGCTGCATCTGTTTCATTAGAATCACTTTGTGTAAATAGTATAAGAATGCTTGCTGTAGATGCAGTAAATAAATCTAATAGTGGCCATCCTGGTTTACCAATGGGATGTGCTCCTATGGGTTATGCACTATGGCAAAACATACTCAATCACAATCCAAACAATCCAAAATGGTTTAACAGAGATCGTTTTGTATTGTCAGCTGGTCATGGCTGTATGTTGTTATATTCTTTGCTTCATCTGACAGGATATAAATCAGTTTCAATAGAAGATATTAAAGAATTTAGACAATGGGGATCCAAAACTCCAGGTCATCCAGAAACATTTGAAACTGAAGGAGTTGAAGTTACAGCAGGGCCTCTAGGAGCAGGAATTTCTAATGCAGTTGGTTTAGCAATAGCTGAAACTCACTTAGCAGCTAAATTTAATAAGCCTGATTGCAATATCGTGGATCATTATACATACGTCATTATGGGTGACGGTTGCAATCAAGAAGGTATCGCATCAGAGGCTTGTTCATTAGCTGGCCATCTTAAGCTTGGAAAATTAATTGCTCTTTATGACGATAATCAAATTACAATTGATGGGAGAACTGATGTTTCCTTCACCGAAGACGTTTTAAAAAGATATGAAGCTTATGGATGGCATGTTCAACATGTTGAAGATGGAAATCATGATATTAAAGGAATCACTGAAGCTATTGAAAAAGCAAAATTGATTACTGACAAGCCCTCAATAATCAAAATTTCTACGACCATCGGGTATGGTTCTCCTAATAAATCAGATACAGCTGGAATACATGGGGCAGCAGTTGGAGAAGAGGAAGCAATATTAACAAGAGAGTTTTTGAATTGGGAATATCCTCCCTTTGAAATACCAGATGAAGTGTACAAGCATTTTAGACAATCAATAAACAAAGGCGAAAACTTAGAGAGAGATTGGAATTCTAGATTTGAAGAATATCAAAAAAAATATCCCTCTGAAGGATCAGAGTTAAGCAGAATGTTAAAGGGCCAATTACCTGAGAGTTGGGACTCAGATCTACCCTCTTATACGCCTGATGATAAAGGTTTAGCCACCAGAAAGCATTCGCAAATATGTTTAGGTGCTCTTGGCCCTAACTTGCCTGAATTAATTGGTGGATCAGCAGATTTAACTCATTCTAACTACACAGATATCAAAGGAGAAACTGGATCATTCCAGTCTCATAGCCCTGAAAAAAGATATTTACATTTTGGCGTACGAGAACATGCCATGGCAGCAGTACTTAATGGTATCGCATACCACAATAGCGGTCTTATTCCTTATGGGGGAACCTTCCTTGTTTTCGCCGATTATATGAGAGGTTCCATGAGGCTCTCAGCACTTAGCGAATTAGGAGTTATCTATGTACTAACTCATGATTCAATTGGTGTAGGAGAAGATGGTCCAACTCATCAACCTATTGAAACTATCCCTTCTCTTCGTGCCATGCCTAATATGCTAGTTTTTAGACCAGGAGATGGGAATGAGACCAGTGGAGCTTATAAGCTTGCTATCGAAAATCGAAAAAGACCTTCTGCCCTTTGTTTAAGTAGACAAGGTATGCCTAATCAAGAAAATACCTCGATAGAAAAAGTGGCATTAGGAGGATATATAGTTTCTGATTGCGAAGGAACACCCGATTTAATATTTATTGGGACTGGAAGTGAACTAAATCTTTGCATTGAAGCAAGTAAAGAGATCTCAAACTTAGGTAAAAAAACTAGAGTTGTCTCTATGCCTTGCGTAGAACTTTTCGAAGAACAAGAAGAATCTTACAAAGAAAGTGTTTTACCTAGTAATGTAACCAAGAGAGTTGTAGTAGAAGCTGCACATTCATTTGGTTGG
- the psaC gene encoding photosystem I iron-sulfur center protein PsaC has protein sequence MSHAVKIYDTCIGCTQCVRACPLDVLEMVPWDGCKAGQIASSPRTEDCVGCKRCETACPTDFLSIRVYLGDETSRSMGLAY, from the coding sequence ATGTCACACGCAGTTAAAATTTATGACACTTGCATTGGATGTACCCAATGCGTAAGGGCTTGCCCACTTGATGTTTTAGAGATGGTTCCATGGGATGGCTGTAAAGCTGGCCAAATTGCCTCATCTCCAAGAACTGAAGATTGCGTAGGTTGCAAAAGATGCGAAACGGCATGTCCGACAGACTTCTTAAGTATTCGCGTTTATTTAGGAGATGAAACTTCTAGGAGCATGGGTTTAGCATATTAA
- the fabF gene encoding beta-ketoacyl-ACP synthase II: MPNFHRVVITGIGAVTPIGNNIDEYLVSLQKGTNGVSDITLFNPEHHPCKFAAEVKNLQSENFIEAKESKRWDRFSQFGVIAAKQAFSDSGLEITESNSSRIGVIIGSGVGGLLTMESQAQMLSNKGPRRVSPFTVPMMIPNMATGLAAIALGAKGPSSSVSTACAAGSNAIGDSFRLLQLGKADAMICGGAEASITPLGVAGFASAKALSFRNESPQTASRPFDAERDGFVIGEGSGILVLETLENAQKRNARIYAEIIGYGTTCDAHHITAPSPGGVGGAEAIKLAIEDASLSLEKVDYINAHGTSTSANDKNETSAIKSIFKDRSYLIPVSSTKSMTGHLLGGSGGIEAVACILSLTHNFIPPTINYVNPDPDCDLDYVPNNAREAQLGVALSNSFGFGGHNVCLAFSKMN, encoded by the coding sequence ATGCCAAATTTCCATCGAGTAGTTATTACAGGTATTGGAGCCGTAACTCCAATTGGTAATAACATTGATGAATATTTAGTCAGTCTTCAAAAAGGTACTAATGGGGTTTCAGATATTACTCTCTTTAATCCCGAACACCATCCTTGCAAATTTGCAGCAGAAGTTAAAAATCTTCAATCTGAAAATTTTATTGAAGCTAAAGAATCCAAAAGATGGGATCGTTTTTCCCAGTTTGGAGTTATTGCTGCAAAGCAAGCCTTTAGTGATTCTGGACTTGAAATTACTGAATCTAATTCATCAAGAATTGGAGTAATTATTGGCTCAGGTGTTGGAGGCTTACTAACTATGGAAAGTCAAGCTCAAATGCTCAGTAATAAAGGACCTAGAAGAGTAAGTCCATTTACAGTCCCAATGATGATTCCAAACATGGCAACTGGATTAGCTGCTATTGCTTTGGGTGCAAAAGGACCAAGTTCCTCTGTTTCAACCGCCTGTGCTGCCGGTTCAAATGCAATTGGTGATTCTTTTAGATTACTTCAACTTGGAAAGGCAGATGCAATGATCTGTGGAGGAGCTGAAGCAAGTATTACTCCTCTCGGCGTAGCTGGTTTTGCTAGTGCCAAAGCTCTTTCTTTTAGAAATGAAAGTCCCCAAACTGCTAGCAGACCTTTTGATGCAGAAAGAGATGGCTTTGTTATAGGAGAGGGATCTGGAATTCTTGTTTTAGAAACTTTAGAAAATGCACAAAAAAGAAATGCAAGAATTTATGCAGAAATAATTGGATATGGCACAACATGTGATGCTCATCACATTACTGCTCCATCTCCAGGCGGCGTTGGAGGAGCTGAAGCTATAAAACTAGCAATTGAAGACGCCTCTCTCAGCCTTGAAAAAGTTGATTACATAAATGCTCATGGAACGAGTACATCAGCCAATGACAAAAATGAAACTTCTGCAATTAAATCAATATTTAAAGACAGATCTTACCTTATTCCTGTAAGCTCTACTAAGTCGATGACTGGTCATCTCTTAGGAGGTTCAGGAGGTATAGAAGCTGTAGCTTGTATACTTTCTTTGACACATAATTTTATCCCTCCTACAATTAACTACGTCAATCCAGATCCTGATTGCGATCTTGATTATGTACCAAATAATGCAAGAGAAGCTCAATTAGGAGTCGCTCTTTCTAATTCCTTCGGCTTTGGTGGTCATAATGTTTGCCTTGCTTTCAGCAAAATGAATTGA
- a CDS encoding ribonuclease III family protein, with protein sequence MTNIINAKRLNQITTFLESLNVKSKRFSHLIKTQNISVIQDFNQAFIHSSADKIINYEKLEFFGDAVLRLAASNFIEKKYPQLSVGERSELRAQIVSDEWLTKLGEKIDIEKLIIKGPKALNDENSKCTIISEATEALIGAVYKCFNSIQEINLWLDDIWEEDSEIFLKAPYKFKSKTVLQEWCQSKGFNLPVYKIIEVSKKNGDSKRFSCDIFIEGFKESSAYGKSHKQAETNAARVLIEKFISIGKI encoded by the coding sequence ATGACAAATATAATTAATGCAAAGAGATTAAATCAAATAACTACTTTTTTAGAGTCTTTAAATGTTAAATCAAAAAGATTTTCTCATCTAATTAAAACACAAAATATTTCAGTGATTCAAGATTTTAATCAAGCATTTATCCATTCCTCAGCAGACAAAATAATAAATTACGAAAAACTAGAATTTTTCGGAGATGCAGTACTCAGATTAGCTGCTTCGAATTTTATTGAAAAAAAATATCCTCAATTGAGTGTCGGAGAAAGATCAGAGCTAAGAGCACAAATTGTTAGTGATGAATGGTTAACTAAATTAGGAGAAAAAATTGATATAGAGAAATTAATAATTAAAGGACCAAAAGCTCTTAATGACGAAAATTCAAAATGTACAATTATTAGTGAAGCTACAGAAGCTTTAATTGGTGCCGTTTACAAGTGCTTTAATTCAATTCAGGAAATAAATCTTTGGTTAGATGATATTTGGGAGGAAGATTCAGAAATATTTTTAAAAGCTCCATATAAATTCAAATCTAAGACAGTATTGCAAGAGTGGTGTCAAAGTAAAGGTTTTAATTTACCAGTTTATAAAATAATCGAAGTTTCAAAGAAAAATGGAGACTCCAAAAGGTTTTCTTGCGATATATTTATCGAAGGATTTAAAGAATCATCTGCATATGGCAAGTCGCATAAACAAGCAGAAACAAATGCAGCTAGAGTTTTGATAGAAAAATTTATTTCTATAGGTAAAATCTAA
- the glmS gene encoding glutamine--fructose-6-phosphate transaminase (isomerizing) encodes MCGIVAVTGYKKALPLLINGLEKLEYRGYDSAGIAIINSETNSITCNKAEGKLKNLINNLNDDNIPGTVGIGHTRWATHGKPEVKNAHPHIDSSGTIAVVQNGIIENFQDLKNKLEKEGIIFNSDTDTEVIPHLIKRELNTLSKLNLENNGSTLLVAVRNVISDLEGSYALAVLWSDAPTSLVVARRQAPLIIGLGEGEFICASDTPAIANFTNIILPMEDEEIALLTPLGIEIYDTNNERQYRNPVSLKVSEQIMDKKKFKHYMLKEIYDQPQTAKNWLENYLIQKLEDGQYQINYPFDTKFFESIERIEIIACGTSKHAAMVGSYLLEQFSGIPTNVFYASEFRYSPPPLLPNTLTIGVTQSGETADTIAAIDMEIKRRSSIEDKNFKPNLIAITNRKESSIGRQVQNIIDISAGIEVGVAATKTFFAQLLSFYGLAIKFAEIKASQSSDEINKLITELIKLPPLIEDLLEQHNESSEKLAHDFFNIKDVIFLGRGINYPIALEGALKLKEISYIHAAGYPAGEMKHGPIALLDKKVPVISIASPGEVFDKVISNAQEAKARDSYLIGIAPECNGTEIFDYLMKVPASNEWISPLLNIIPLQLLSYHIAAHRGLDVDQPRNLAKSVTVE; translated from the coding sequence ATGTGTGGAATAGTTGCTGTAACTGGTTATAAAAAAGCTTTACCATTATTAATTAATGGCTTAGAAAAACTCGAATATAGAGGATATGATTCAGCAGGTATTGCAATAATCAATTCTGAAACTAATTCTATTACTTGTAACAAAGCAGAGGGAAAACTTAAGAACTTAATAAATAATCTTAACGATGATAATATTCCAGGAACTGTGGGTATAGGTCATACTAGATGGGCAACTCATGGAAAACCTGAGGTTAAAAATGCCCATCCTCATATCGATAGTTCAGGAACAATAGCGGTTGTTCAAAATGGGATTATTGAAAATTTCCAAGACTTAAAAAATAAATTAGAAAAAGAGGGTATTATTTTCAATTCTGATACGGATACAGAGGTAATTCCTCATCTAATTAAAAGAGAATTAAATACTTTAAGTAAACTTAACCTTGAGAATAATGGCTCAACATTATTAGTTGCTGTGAGAAATGTAATATCTGACTTAGAAGGGTCTTATGCCCTAGCCGTTTTATGGTCTGATGCTCCAACATCTCTGGTAGTTGCAAGAAGACAAGCACCTTTGATTATTGGTTTGGGAGAAGGAGAATTTATTTGTGCAAGTGATACTCCAGCTATTGCAAATTTTACAAATATTATTTTACCTATGGAGGATGAAGAAATAGCTTTGTTGACTCCCCTTGGAATAGAAATATATGACACAAACAATGAGAGACAATATCGAAATCCAGTTTCTCTAAAAGTCTCAGAACAAATAATGGATAAGAAGAAATTTAAACATTACATGTTGAAAGAGATATATGATCAGCCACAGACTGCAAAAAACTGGTTGGAAAATTACTTAATTCAAAAATTAGAAGATGGCCAATATCAAATTAATTATCCTTTTGATACAAAGTTTTTTGAATCAATTGAAAGAATTGAAATTATTGCTTGTGGTACAAGCAAACATGCTGCAATGGTGGGTAGCTATTTGTTAGAACAATTTTCAGGTATCCCCACAAACGTCTTTTATGCAAGTGAATTTCGATATTCACCACCTCCACTACTCCCAAACACATTAACTATTGGAGTCACTCAGTCTGGAGAAACTGCTGATACAATTGCAGCTATCGATATGGAAATTAAAAGAAGGTCTTCGATTGAAGATAAAAATTTTAAGCCTAACCTTATTGCAATAACAAATAGAAAAGAGAGCTCCATAGGAAGGCAGGTTCAAAATATAATTGATATTTCTGCAGGGATAGAAGTGGGAGTTGCAGCAACAAAAACTTTTTTTGCTCAATTACTTTCTTTTTATGGATTAGCGATAAAATTTGCAGAAATTAAAGCTAGTCAAAGCTCAGATGAAATCAATAAATTAATAACTGAACTTATAAAATTGCCTCCATTAATAGAGGATCTTTTAGAGCAACATAATGAATCTTCAGAAAAGCTAGCCCATGATTTTTTCAATATTAAAGATGTTATCTTTTTAGGAAGAGGTATAAATTATCCTATTGCTCTTGAAGGCGCTTTAAAACTCAAAGAAATTAGTTACATACATGCAGCTGGATATCCAGCTGGTGAAATGAAACATGGTCCAATCGCTTTGTTAGATAAAAAAGTGCCTGTAATTTCTATTGCCTCACCCGGTGAAGTCTTTGATAAAGTTATTAGTAATGCCCAAGAAGCAAAAGCTAGAGATTCTTATTTAATTGGAATTGCTCCTGAATGTAATGGAACTGAAATTTTTGATTATTTAATGAAAGTTCCTGCCTCTAATGAATGGATTTCACCTTTACTTAACATAATACCTTTGCAATTATTGAGTTACCATATTGCAGCTCATAGAGGACTTGACGTGGATCAACCAAGAAACTTAGCTAAAAGTGTAACTGTGGAATGA